The window TATGTCCTAAATATTTATTGCAGAATGAATCCAGAATAGCCGCTATTGGTGGAACCACGCAGGAGATTATTGTTTTATCTATTTTATTAATGTCAATATTGCTTCCCGCAAAAAGATTAGATACAAGAATGTTGAACTCATCTTCCGTAATATTTCTTTCTGAGCGAATCCGCCAGTCTTTTAGAAGATGAGCGCCATCATAAACACCCATTACAATGTTTGTATTTCCAATATCTATAACTAAAAGCATATATTAAATATCCATTTAAAAAAAAGAGACTTCTTTGCGTCCTCTGCGGCTCTGCGGTGCGATAAAAAAATAAGTTTATGCATTTTTAATAGCATCAACAATTTTTATTGTCTTATATGTTCCGGCAACATCATGGACACGCACAATATTGGCTCCATGTAAAACTGCAGCAGCAACCGCTGCCTGGGTGCCGGTTTCCAGCGCAGGCATATCATTCTTGATATCCCCGGCTGGATTGTTAAAAAGGATATTTGTAATAAATGATTTTCTTGAAGGTCCTATAAGAATAGGCGTATCCAGGCTTGTAAATTCATGTAGATGATTAATTAAAAGAAGGTTGTGTTCAACTGTCTTGCCGAAACCGATTCCAGGATCGATAATTATTTTTGATCTTGAAATCCCGTTTTTTTCAGCCATGATGATCGCATTTTCAAAAAACTCTTTAATTTCACTGATAATATCATTATAAAACGGTTTTAACTGCATTGTTTCAGGGGTTCCCTTCATATGCATCAAAATGACCGGCACCCTGTATTCAGCAGCAACAGCCGCCATTTTATTGTCAGTACGCAAAGCACTTATATCATTTATTATGGAAGCGCCGGCTAAAATAGCCTGTCTTGCCACTTCCGACTTTGTCGTATCAATGGAAATCGGTATTGAAATATGTTTTGCCAATTTTTTTATTACAGGAAGAACGCGCCTGCACTCCTCCTCAACAGAAACCGCTTCTGAAAAAGGGCGGGAAGATTCACCTCCAACATCAATTATGTCTGCCCCGTCTTCAACAAGTTTTTTCCCATGAGCAAAAGCAGCAGTGGTTGAAAAAAAATTACCCCCGTCAGAAAATGAATCCGGAGTTACATTTAAAATACCCATTATCAAGGTGCGAGTGCTAAAACATAAAGAGTGCCTGCCCCACAAAAAATTATGCT of the Anaerolineae bacterium genome contains:
- the folP gene encoding dihydropteroate synthase yields the protein MKKHNFLWGRHSLCFSTRTLIMGILNVTPDSFSDGGNFFSTTAAFAHGKKLVEDGADIIDVGGESSRPFSEAVSVEEECRRVLPVIKKLAKHISIPISIDTTKSEVARQAILAGASIINDISALRTDNKMAAVAAEYRVPVILMHMKGTPETMQLKPFYNDIISEIKEFFENAIIMAEKNGISRSKIIIDPGIGFGKTVEHNLLLINHLHEFTSLDTPILIGPSRKSFITNILFNNPAGDIKNDMPALETGTQAAVAAAVLHGANIVRVHDVAGTYKTIKIVDAIKNA